A genomic window from Anthocerotibacter panamensis C109 includes:
- the cas4 gene encoding CRISPR-associated protein Cas4, with protein MDDELIPIAALNQYDYCPHRCWRMFCLGEFAENVYTLEGTGLHERVHGGEISTLEGVEQYRTVELVSYCHGLIGKADLIERHAGVWVPVEYKRGTKGEWGNDRIQVCAQGLCLEEMLGVTVPNGAVYYAATGRRETFSLDLTLRTRTVEVIALVRELLRTGQEPLARVMPRCKGCSLYDACLPTAGERVRNYRERWE; from the coding sequence ATGGACGACGAACTGATTCCTATCGCAGCCCTCAATCAGTATGACTATTGCCCGCACCGTTGCTGGCGGATGTTTTGTCTGGGGGAGTTTGCAGAAAATGTCTACACGCTGGAGGGGACGGGGCTCCATGAGCGGGTGCATGGCGGCGAAATCAGCACTCTTGAGGGGGTGGAGCAGTATCGGACGGTGGAGCTGGTCTCGTATTGTCATGGGCTGATTGGCAAGGCGGACTTGATAGAACGCCATGCTGGGGTCTGGGTGCCGGTGGAATATAAGCGGGGGACGAAGGGCGAATGGGGCAACGACCGGATTCAGGTCTGTGCACAGGGGCTTTGTCTGGAGGAGATGCTGGGCGTGACGGTCCCTAATGGGGCGGTCTATTACGCGGCTACGGGTCGTCGGGAGACGTTTTCGCTGGATCTGACCTTGCGGACGCGCACGGTTGAGGTTATTGCGCTGGTCCGGGAATTGCTCAGGACGGGGCAGGAACCGCTAGCTAGGGTGATGCCTCGGTGTAAGGGATGCAGTCTTTATGATGCTTGTCTACCCACAGCGGGGGAGCGGGTGCGTAACTATCGGGAGCGGTGGGAGTGA
- the cas1d gene encoding type I-D CRISPR-associated endonuclease Cas1d has product MGTVYITCEDSILKKQDERLWVVSPERVTLLDVPLLRVEAVVVLGRATVTPGLVAVLLERGIPLSFLTGTGRYLGCLQPELGKNSPLRSAQWRLAQCPERAEAVVQAFIRGKLANYRHGLQRAQRDHGLALEAPILALAQAIEALAVTRGVDQLRGHEGNGSRVYFGHFQHLVRHPEFTFQRRVRRPPTDPVNALLSFGYALLRHDCQSAVNIVGFDPYLGFLHCERYGRPNLALDLMEEFRPLIVDSVVLATLNRGMLTLSDFSTEAVSGAVRLSDKGRKLFLKQYELRMNSTFKHPVLQKQCSYRQALEWQARLLARYALGSTDKYPPLILK; this is encoded by the coding sequence ATGGGTACGGTCTATATCACTTGTGAAGACAGCATTTTGAAGAAGCAGGATGAGCGGCTATGGGTGGTGAGCCCGGAGCGGGTGACGTTGTTGGATGTGCCTTTGTTGCGGGTGGAGGCGGTGGTGGTCCTCGGGCGGGCGACGGTGACGCCGGGATTGGTGGCGGTGTTATTGGAGCGGGGGATTCCGTTGAGTTTTTTGACGGGGACGGGGCGCTATTTGGGATGTTTGCAGCCGGAGTTAGGGAAAAACAGTCCGCTCAGGTCGGCACAGTGGCGGTTGGCGCAGTGCCCGGAACGGGCGGAGGCGGTGGTGCAAGCGTTTATTCGTGGGAAGTTGGCGAATTATCGCCATGGGCTTCAGCGGGCGCAACGGGATCATGGTTTGGCGCTGGAGGCTCCGATTCTGGCTTTGGCTCAGGCGATTGAGGCTTTGGCGGTGACGCGGGGGGTGGACCAACTCCGGGGGCATGAGGGCAATGGCAGCCGGGTTTATTTCGGTCATTTTCAGCATTTGGTGCGCCATCCTGAGTTCACCTTTCAGCGGCGGGTGCGCCGTCCGCCTACGGACCCGGTGAATGCGCTTTTGAGCTTTGGTTATGCGCTTTTGCGCCATGATTGTCAAAGTGCGGTCAATATTGTCGGGTTTGATCCTTATTTGGGGTTTTTGCACTGTGAACGTTATGGTCGCCCGAATTTGGCTCTGGATCTAATGGAGGAGTTTCGTCCGCTGATTGTGGACAGTGTGGTTTTGGCGACCTTGAACCGGGGGATGTTGACTCTATCGGATTTCTCGACGGAGGCGGTGAGCGGTGCGGTGCGGCTCTCGGATAAGGGGCGCAAGCTTTTTTTGAAGCAGTATGAGCTACGAATGAACAGCACTTTTAAACATCCGGTCCTCCAAAAACAGTGTTCTTACCGGCAGGCGCTTGAGTGGCAGGCGCGGTTGTTGGCGCGGTATGCGCTGGGCTCGACGGATAAGTACCCGCCGCTGATTCTGAAATAG
- the cas2 gene encoding CRISPR-associated endonuclease Cas2, with amino-acid sequence MFLIVAYDISNDRRRTKVHKVLKSYGEWTQFSLFECRLTDKDYTKLRLRLQKLLDPEVDAVRFYFLCLGCEGKVESMGKPLPLALDEPLFGE; translated from the coding sequence ATGTTTCTCATCGTGGCCTATGACATCAGTAATGACCGTCGCCGGACAAAGGTTCATAAGGTGCTGAAGTCTTACGGGGAGTGGACGCAGTTTAGTCTTTTTGAATGCCGCCTGACGGATAAGGATTACACGAAGCTGCGCTTGCGCCTGCAAAAGTTGCTGGACCCGGAGGTGGACGCGGTGCGCTTTTATTTTCTCTGTCTGGGCTGTGAGGGCAAGGTTGAATCTATGGGCAAACCGCTTCCTCTTGCGCTAGATGAGCCGCTTTTTGGGGAATGA
- a CDS encoding Maf family protein: MVRTADPLILASTSPRRRELLTQLGIPFIVVPSPYQETNEAGLLPDHLVREQSLGKALAVVPDYPHQLILGADTLVVCAGEVFGKPASFQEAQIMLQKLQGRWHEVYTGVALVQGDTADVYHEVTQVQMAPLGSLDIDRYIETGEPLDKAGAYGIQGAGAAFIEAIQGCYTNVVGLPLPLLYRQLKARGWFVGQVTD; this comes from the coding sequence ATGGTACGCACCGCTGATCCTTTGATCCTGGCCTCTACTTCACCCCGTCGCCGGGAGTTGCTCACCCAGTTGGGCATCCCCTTCATCGTCGTGCCCAGTCCTTATCAAGAGACCAACGAAGCGGGGCTCCTCCCTGACCATTTGGTCCGCGAACAAAGCCTGGGTAAAGCTCTAGCGGTAGTCCCGGATTATCCCCACCAGCTCATCCTAGGAGCCGATACATTGGTGGTTTGTGCAGGGGAAGTTTTTGGCAAACCCGCTTCCTTTCAGGAGGCACAAATTATGCTCCAGAAGCTCCAAGGGCGCTGGCATGAGGTCTATACCGGCGTGGCTTTGGTTCAGGGCGATACTGCCGACGTCTACCATGAGGTTACCCAGGTCCAGATGGCCCCGCTCGGGTCGCTAGACATCGACCGCTATATTGAGACGGGCGAGCCTTTAGATAAGGCAGGAGCCTACGGCATCCAGGGAGCGGGGGCAGCCTTCATTGAAGCGATCCAGGGCTGTTATACCAATGTAGTGGGTTTACCGCTGCCTCTCTTATACCGGCAGCTCAAGGCTCGGGGGTGGTTCGTGGGTCAGGTAACGGATTAG
- the pedR gene encoding photosynthetic electron transport-dependent transcriptional regulator PedR, giving the protein MAEVTPKVQLLSERELQVLELVAAGMTNEQISERLEISKRTVDNHISNILEKTHTANRVALVRWALQWGKVCIEDVNCCSIPATT; this is encoded by the coding sequence ATGGCAGAAGTTACTCCCAAAGTCCAACTCTTGTCCGAGCGCGAGCTACAAGTATTGGAACTAGTGGCGGCAGGCATGACGAACGAACAGATCTCCGAGCGTCTGGAGATCAGTAAACGGACTGTCGATAACCACATCAGCAACATTCTAGAGAAGACCCACACCGCTAATCGAGTAGCCTTGGTACGCTGGGCGCTGCAATGGGGTAAGGTCTGTATCGAAGACGTCAACTGCTGTTCTATCCCAGCGACAACCTAG
- the secY gene encoding preprotein translocase subunit SecY encodes MTATPRGPGAPSTQQLFSQLAQSSNLRGRIFFTFFLLTLARLGIFIPLPGVDQARFSSFVANNPVVGFFDIFTGRGLSSLGVFALGILPYINASIIMQLLVPVFPKLEALQKDEGEQGRRQIAQYTRFLALGWAILQGGGLALYIQSSGFAVAPGPFFVIQTTLALVAGGIFVMWIGELLTEKGIGNGASLLIFLSIASSLPKVLGNTVALVQKDNSLLVGAVILALVFVGMIVGIVFVQEGTRRIPILSAKRQVGPRGTMNQQGTSYLPLRVNQGGVMPIIFASSLLILPATLATYANQPALSSFVNTYLSPTSWLHTVFYLVLILFFSYFYSTLVINPEDLAKNLKRMGSSIPGVRPGKATSDYVAKVMGRLTLIGAVFLGVVAVVPTAIEQATRISTFNGLGATSLLILVGVAIDTAKQVQTYMISQRYEGMVKKK; translated from the coding sequence ATGACCGCTACTCCAAGAGGCCCGGGCGCACCCAGTACCCAGCAGTTGTTTAGCCAATTGGCTCAATCGAGCAACTTGCGGGGCCGGATTTTTTTCACGTTTTTTCTGCTGACCTTAGCCCGGTTGGGAATTTTTATTCCACTCCCAGGCGTGGATCAGGCGCGTTTCAGCAGTTTTGTAGCCAATAATCCCGTCGTCGGTTTTTTTGATATTTTTACCGGGCGGGGCTTGAGTTCTCTGGGGGTCTTTGCCTTAGGCATTTTGCCCTATATCAACGCCTCGATCATCATGCAGTTGCTGGTGCCAGTCTTCCCCAAACTAGAGGCGCTCCAGAAGGATGAGGGCGAGCAAGGACGCCGCCAAATTGCTCAGTACACGCGCTTCCTTGCGCTGGGTTGGGCGATTCTTCAGGGGGGCGGGCTTGCGCTCTATATCCAGTCCAGCGGTTTTGCGGTGGCCCCTGGACCCTTCTTTGTGATTCAGACGACCCTGGCTCTGGTGGCGGGGGGTATTTTCGTGATGTGGATCGGCGAGCTATTGACCGAAAAAGGCATTGGTAACGGGGCTTCGCTACTGATCTTCCTCTCGATTGCTTCCTCCCTACCCAAGGTCCTTGGCAATACTGTCGCCCTAGTCCAGAAAGATAATAGCCTCCTAGTTGGAGCTGTGATCCTGGCCCTGGTTTTTGTGGGGATGATTGTGGGCATTGTCTTTGTGCAAGAGGGGACCCGGCGCATCCCGATTCTCTCGGCCAAGCGACAGGTCGGTCCTCGGGGCACAATGAACCAGCAGGGCACCAGTTATCTACCGCTCAGGGTCAACCAAGGCGGGGTCATGCCGATCATCTTCGCTTCTTCGTTGTTGATCCTGCCTGCGACTTTGGCGACCTACGCCAATCAGCCGGCTTTGTCCTCTTTTGTCAACACCTACCTGAGCCCGACTTCTTGGCTCCATACGGTGTTTTATCTGGTGTTGATTTTGTTCTTTAGCTATTTCTACTCCACCCTTGTCATCAACCCCGAAGACCTGGCGAAGAACCTCAAGCGCATGGGTTCTTCGATCCCCGGAGTGCGCCCCGGCAAAGCAACCTCGGACTATGTGGCTAAAGTCATGGGTCGCTTGACCTTGATTGGGGCGGTCTTTCTGGGTGTGGTGGCGGTGGTCCCGACGGCGATTGAGCAGGCGACCCGGATTTCGACGTTTAATGGTCTAGGTGCAACTTCGCTGTTGATCCTGGTTGGGGTCGCCATCGACACCGCCAAACAGGTCCAGACCTACATGATCTCCCAGCGCTACGAAGGGATGGTCAAGAAAAAATAA
- a CDS encoding adenylate kinase, with protein MAIRRLILLGAPGAGKGTQAQALEELFHIPQISTGDILRAAVKAGTPLGVEAKAYMDAGKLVPDELIVGLIRERLQEPDTQSGWILDGFPRTTVQAEALDALLLELHQELEGVVLVDVPEDVLMERLVGRRTCLVCKKVFHVKFNPPPEEGCSREDCPKTWVQRSDDKEDVVPTRLAAYRAQTEPLTDYYSSAGKVHTVDGNRPPLAVLSSLKEVLG; from the coding sequence ATGGCGATCCGACGGTTGATCCTGCTCGGGGCTCCCGGCGCAGGTAAGGGCACGCAAGCCCAGGCATTAGAGGAGCTGTTTCATATCCCCCAAATCTCGACTGGAGACATCCTGCGTGCGGCGGTAAAGGCAGGCACGCCTCTGGGGGTCGAAGCTAAGGCTTATATGGATGCGGGGAAACTGGTGCCGGATGAACTCATTGTGGGCTTGATTCGTGAACGACTCCAGGAGCCCGACACACAAAGCGGCTGGATCCTAGACGGTTTCCCGCGCACAACAGTCCAGGCAGAGGCGTTAGATGCTCTGTTACTGGAATTACATCAGGAACTAGAAGGCGTAGTCTTGGTGGATGTCCCAGAAGACGTACTGATGGAACGGCTGGTGGGGCGGCGCACCTGTCTGGTCTGTAAAAAAGTATTTCACGTAAAATTTAATCCCCCGCCTGAGGAAGGCTGTAGCCGTGAGGACTGCCCCAAAACCTGGGTCCAGCGCTCTGACGACAAAGAGGACGTAGTCCCCACCCGCCTCGCTGCCTACCGAGCCCAGACCGAACCGCTGACAGATTACTACAGCAGTGCGGGGAAGGTTCATACCGTGGACGGCAATCGTCCCCCACTAGCAGTGTTGTCCAGCCTCAAGGAAGTGTTGGGGTAG
- a CDS encoding ribulose bisphosphate carboxylase small subunit encodes MQTLPKVRRYETFSYLPPLTDAQIAKQIQYILDKGYIPAVEFNESSEPSELYWTMWKLPFFNARTTQEVLGEVSSCRSANSNAYVRVVGFDNIKQCQILSFLVHKPRGL; translated from the coding sequence ATGCAGACGCTACCCAAGGTTCGCCGTTACGAGACATTCTCTTATCTGCCTCCGCTCACGGATGCGCAGATCGCCAAACAGATCCAATACATCCTGGACAAGGGCTACATCCCCGCTGTCGAATTCAACGAGTCCTCCGAGCCCAGCGAACTCTACTGGACCATGTGGAAGCTCCCTTTCTTTAATGCCCGCACCACCCAGGAAGTCCTCGGAGAAGTCTCCTCCTGCCGCTCGGCTAACTCTAATGCCTATGTGCGTGTGGTCGGCTTCGACAACATCAAGCAGTGTCAGATTCTGAGCTTCCTCGTGCACAAGCCTCGGGGACTGTAG
- the rcbX gene encoding RuBisCO chaperone RbcX, with protein MDLQQIAQATAKTLMSYLTYQAVRTVLHQLSETDPPRAFWLNDFTSRNSIQDAEQYLRDLLRERQDLAFRIMTVRTYLAEEVADFLPEMVKTGIEQANMEHRRQYLERITGLSSLDPAQPEHPPAPDEPPST; from the coding sequence ATGGATCTCCAACAGATTGCCCAAGCCACGGCCAAGACCTTGATGAGCTACCTGACCTATCAGGCTGTGCGCACGGTGCTCCATCAGCTCTCCGAAACTGATCCGCCTCGGGCGTTCTGGCTCAACGACTTCACCAGTCGAAACAGCATCCAGGACGCAGAGCAGTACCTGAGAGACCTACTGCGGGAGCGCCAGGATCTGGCCTTTCGTATCATGACGGTCCGCACTTATCTGGCTGAGGAAGTCGCAGACTTTCTCCCCGAGATGGTAAAGACAGGTATTGAGCAGGCCAACATGGAGCACCGCCGCCAGTATCTAGAGCGCATCACGGGATTATCCAGCCTGGACCCAGCCCAACCGGAGCATCCCCCCGCACCTGACGAACCCCCATCCACCTGA
- a CDS encoding form I ribulose bisphosphate carboxylase large subunit has product MTYAQAKAKSGYQAGVKEYKLTYYTPDYTPKDTDILAAFRVTPQPGVPPEEAGAAVAAESSTGTWTTVWTDLLTDLDRYKGRCYDIEPVPGEDNQFFCYVAYPLDLFEEGSVTNMLTSIVGNVFGFKALKALRLEDLRIPIAYLKTFQGPPHGIQVERDKLNKYGRPLLGCTIKPKLGLSAKNYGRAVYECLRGGLDFTKDDENINSAPFQRWRDRFTFVAEAIYKAQAETGEIKGHYLNVTAPTCEEMLKRAEYAKELGMPIVMHDYLTAGFTANTTLSHWCRDNGVLLHIHRAMHAVMDRQKNHGIHFRVLAKTLRMSGGDHIHTGTVVGKLEGDRAITMGFVDLLRENYIEKDTSRGIFFTQDWASMPGVMAVASGGIHVWHMPALVEIFGDDSVLQFGGGTLGHPWGNAPGATANRVALEACVQARNEGRSLAREGNDIIREACKWSPELAAACELWKEIKFEFEAVDTI; this is encoded by the coding sequence GTGACGTACGCTCAAGCGAAAGCAAAATCTGGTTACCAAGCAGGGGTAAAAGAGTACAAACTCACGTACTATACCCCTGACTATACGCCCAAGGATACCGATATCTTGGCGGCCTTCCGTGTGACTCCGCAGCCGGGCGTACCTCCGGAAGAAGCCGGAGCTGCCGTAGCTGCTGAATCTTCAACAGGTACCTGGACGACCGTGTGGACCGACCTGTTGACCGACCTCGACCGCTATAAGGGCCGTTGCTACGATATTGAGCCCGTCCCCGGTGAGGACAACCAGTTTTTCTGTTACGTGGCCTATCCGTTGGATTTGTTTGAGGAAGGTTCCGTCACCAACATGCTCACCTCAATTGTGGGTAACGTCTTCGGATTTAAAGCGCTCAAGGCCCTGCGTCTCGAAGACCTGCGCATTCCTATTGCCTACCTCAAAACATTCCAAGGCCCGCCCCACGGAATCCAAGTCGAGCGTGACAAGCTCAACAAATATGGCCGTCCCCTCTTGGGCTGCACGATCAAGCCCAAGCTCGGTCTCTCGGCCAAGAACTATGGTCGTGCGGTCTATGAGTGCCTGCGCGGCGGTCTCGACTTCACCAAAGACGACGAGAACATCAACTCTGCTCCTTTCCAACGCTGGCGCGACCGCTTCACTTTTGTGGCCGAAGCCATCTACAAGGCCCAAGCCGAGACCGGTGAAATCAAGGGCCACTATCTGAACGTCACTGCCCCCACCTGCGAAGAGATGCTCAAGCGCGCCGAGTACGCCAAAGAGCTGGGCATGCCCATCGTCATGCATGACTACTTGACCGCTGGCTTCACCGCCAACACGACCCTGTCCCACTGGTGCCGCGACAATGGCGTCTTGCTACACATCCACCGCGCTATGCACGCCGTCATGGACCGCCAAAAGAACCACGGGATTCACTTCCGGGTATTGGCTAAGACCCTGCGGATGTCCGGTGGTGACCACATCCATACCGGCACTGTTGTCGGCAAGCTAGAAGGCGACCGTGCTATCACGATGGGCTTTGTCGACCTGTTGCGCGAGAACTACATCGAGAAGGATACCTCTCGGGGCATCTTCTTCACGCAAGACTGGGCCTCTATGCCTGGAGTCATGGCTGTTGCTTCCGGCGGTATTCACGTGTGGCACATGCCTGCCTTGGTTGAGATCTTCGGCGATGACTCGGTGCTACAGTTCGGCGGTGGAACCCTCGGTCACCCCTGGGGCAACGCTCCTGGCGCGACAGCGAACCGTGTGGCCCTTGAAGCCTGTGTCCAAGCCCGCAACGAAGGCCGCTCTTTGGCCCGTGAAGGCAACGACATCATCCGCGAAGCCTGCAAATGGTCCCCCGAACTGGCTGCAGCCTGCGAACTTTGGAAAGAGATCAAGTTCGAGTTTGAAGCCGTTGACACTATCTAA
- a CDS encoding DJ-1/PfpI/YhbO family deglycase/protease produces the protein MTHTNSQTRGTRVAILVERNFEDAEFQVLNTALKRAGAEVVVLGSRMNEELRGKQGKVSVRPDGTTTEAIAEDFDAVVIPGGYAPDTMRTNAKTVHFVQQAMNAGKLIAAVCHGPQVLIEGDLLRGHRATGFRAIRKDLQNAGAEFVDEPVVIDGNLITSRRPGDLPIFATAILQNLGLRVPETTLPDINDREAGWWKLSEAWGGSTKREIVDALNTVLAGDRYTLEAFEHYAQRAKSEEMRRLLGSLCADKRRHIQTLEERLKVLGESPSLQATASSAYAKVMSFLQGDLDDLALLRRALGDLQTGVVDTYNLSNRLTDPVTVHIFDQIEIDLAHDETRVADLYRSLTHGTPRPAQPTTGTAASSG, from the coding sequence ATGACCCATACCAACAGTCAAACTCGAGGAACACGGGTTGCTATCTTGGTGGAAAGAAACTTTGAAGACGCTGAGTTCCAAGTGCTCAACACTGCACTAAAGCGTGCTGGAGCTGAGGTTGTGGTCCTTGGATCGCGCATGAACGAGGAGCTACGCGGCAAGCAGGGTAAAGTCAGTGTCCGCCCGGATGGGACGACGACCGAGGCCATTGCCGAGGATTTTGACGCTGTGGTCATCCCCGGCGGGTATGCCCCAGATACCATGCGCACCAATGCCAAGACTGTCCATTTTGTGCAACAGGCTATGAACGCGGGCAAGCTGATTGCGGCGGTCTGTCATGGTCCGCAGGTCCTCATTGAGGGGGATCTGCTCAGGGGGCATCGGGCGACGGGCTTCCGGGCGATCCGCAAAGACCTCCAGAATGCTGGGGCTGAGTTCGTGGACGAACCGGTGGTCATTGACGGCAACCTCATCACCAGCCGTCGTCCCGGTGACCTGCCTATCTTTGCCACAGCTATTCTACAAAACCTTGGTCTACGGGTTCCCGAAACCACCCTCCCTGATATCAATGACCGCGAGGCGGGTTGGTGGAAATTGTCAGAAGCCTGGGGCGGCTCGACCAAGCGTGAGATCGTTGATGCGCTCAACACCGTCCTAGCCGGAGACCGCTACACCCTAGAAGCCTTTGAGCACTACGCGCAAAGAGCTAAGAGCGAGGAGATGCGCAGACTCCTGGGGAGCCTCTGTGCGGACAAGCGCAGGCATATTCAGACGCTCGAAGAGCGGCTCAAAGTCCTGGGGGAGAGCCCCTCCCTCCAAGCCACCGCCAGCAGTGCTTATGCCAAAGTGATGTCTTTTCTACAAGGCGATCTAGACGACCTTGCCCTCCTGCGCCGTGCCCTAGGCGACCTCCAGACCGGAGTGGTAGACACCTACAACCTGAGCAACCGCCTCACCGACCCAGTTACAGTACATATCTTTGACCAAATCGAGATCGATCTGGCCCACGATGAAACGCGGGTGGCTGACCTCTATCGGTCCTTGACCCACGGCACCCCACGACCCGCGCAACCGACAACGGGCACAGCAGCATCCTCGGGGTGA
- a CDS encoding M48 family metallopeptidase → MTTAPMQFRYSSMSAKTFEHPADRAATAALKQIPFLDSTIKQIIAFNYERSFKQMYLANAVKIGPQQLPRVWELYLEVVDVLDVPQTPDLYILQTPSANAFTLGADAPIIVINSGLVELLTDRELQSVMAHEMGHVLSEHVMYRTALMILLNLSLPSGLGAIPLQALILALLEWFRASELSCDRCAALMIRDPQVICSTMMKLAGGSLANQMNLNAFIQQAEEYENWDDYTDRALRFWGELNTTHPYAVLRVARLLAWVRSGAFDRAIRGDYVRRGQEPPVDVEFRKALEYYTSEFNNLIRETGNGVQQFSQRINEWLRGQSSTGTAE, encoded by the coding sequence ATGACTACAGCCCCAATGCAATTTCGCTATAGCAGCATGAGTGCCAAGACCTTTGAGCACCCGGCGGATCGGGCGGCGACAGCGGCACTAAAGCAAATTCCCTTTCTCGACTCGACCATCAAACAGATTATCGCCTTCAACTACGAACGCTCTTTTAAGCAAATGTATCTAGCCAATGCCGTCAAAATCGGCCCCCAGCAATTGCCCCGCGTCTGGGAACTGTACTTGGAAGTAGTCGATGTTCTGGATGTGCCCCAGACCCCAGACCTCTATATCCTTCAGACCCCGAGTGCCAACGCTTTCACTCTGGGTGCGGATGCTCCCATCATCGTCATTAACTCTGGTTTGGTGGAACTGTTGACAGACCGAGAACTCCAATCGGTGATGGCTCACGAGATGGGCCATGTCCTCTCCGAGCACGTCATGTACCGTACAGCCCTGATGATTCTGCTCAATCTGAGCCTGCCGTCGGGGTTGGGGGCTATCCCCTTGCAAGCTTTGATCCTGGCACTCTTGGAATGGTTCCGGGCCTCGGAATTGAGCTGCGACCGCTGTGCAGCGTTGATGATCCGCGACCCGCAGGTGATTTGCTCGACCATGATGAAACTGGCCGGCGGGTCTTTAGCCAATCAGATGAACCTCAACGCCTTCATCCAACAGGCCGAGGAATATGAGAACTGGGATGACTACACCGACCGGGCACTGCGCTTTTGGGGGGAGCTGAACACCACTCATCCCTACGCTGTGCTCCGGGTCGCGCGCTTACTCGCCTGGGTGCGCTCGGGGGCCTTTGACCGGGCTATCCGGGGCGACTATGTCCGGCGTGGTCAGGAGCCTCCAGTAGATGTGGAGTTCCGCAAAGCACTGGAGTACTATACCAGCGAGTTTAATAACCTCATTCGCGAGACCGGCAATGGGGTTCAACAATTTAGCCAAAGAATCAACGAATGGCTCAGAGGCCAAAGCAGCACAGGAACCGCTGAGTAG
- a CDS encoding glutathione S-transferase family protein, producing MALGMLVDGQWVNEERDRTQKGAFQRPPTRFRRRVTADGSSGFPAQAGRYHLYVSLACPWAHRTLILRALKGLEQIITLSIVDPLMQDNGWFFSDGPGCIPDIVNHSHYLREVYTKADPHFTGRVTVPILWDRETGQIVNNESREILRMFDIEFAALARNPVDFYPEPLRARIDETMDAIYEPINNGVYRSGFATTQTAYEQAVTELFTHLDHWEHVLSHQRYLTGGRITEADWCMFTTLVRFDAVYYSHFKCNLKRIVDYPNLWNYLKDLYQQPGIQETCDFAHIKQHYYRSHTSINPTGIVPQGPLLDFDKPHNRG from the coding sequence ATGGCTTTGGGGATGTTAGTGGATGGTCAATGGGTAAACGAAGAGCGAGACCGGACTCAAAAAGGTGCGTTCCAGCGCCCCCCGACTCGGTTTCGGCGACGGGTGACTGCCGATGGTTCCAGTGGTTTCCCGGCTCAGGCAGGGCGTTATCACCTCTATGTGTCCCTGGCCTGCCCCTGGGCGCACCGGACGCTTATTCTGAGAGCCTTGAAAGGGCTGGAGCAGATCATCACCCTCTCGATTGTGGACCCTTTGATGCAGGACAACGGCTGGTTTTTCTCGGATGGTCCCGGCTGCATCCCGGACATCGTAAACCACAGCCACTACCTGCGCGAGGTGTACACTAAAGCCGATCCCCACTTCACCGGACGCGTCACCGTCCCTATCCTCTGGGACCGTGAGACCGGGCAGATCGTCAACAATGAGTCCCGTGAAATCCTACGCATGTTCGATATCGAGTTCGCTGCCCTTGCCCGTAACCCAGTGGATTTTTATCCTGAGCCCCTCCGCGCCCGGATCGACGAAACGATGGACGCTATCTATGAGCCCATCAATAATGGCGTCTACCGCTCCGGCTTCGCCACCACGCAGACCGCCTACGAGCAGGCTGTGACCGAACTCTTTACCCACCTCGATCACTGGGAACATGTCCTCAGCCACCAGCGCTATCTGACGGGTGGACGCATCACGGAAGCCGACTGGTGTATGTTCACAACCCTAGTGCGCTTCGATGCTGTCTACTATAGCCATTTCAAGTGCAACCTGAAGCGCATCGTGGATTACCCCAACCTCTGGAATTACCTCAAAGATCTCTATCAGCAGCCTGGGATCCAAGAAACCTGCGACTTCGCCCATATCAAACAGCACTACTACCGCAGCCATACCAGCATCAATCCCACAGGGATCGTCCCTCAAGGACCACTGCTCGACTTTGACAAACCCCATAACCGGGGGTAG